The following are encoded in a window of Streptococcus pasteurianus genomic DNA:
- the rpoC gene encoding DNA-directed RNA polymerase subunit beta': MVDVNRFKSMQITLASPSKVRSWSYGEVKKPETINYRTLKPEREGLFDEVIFGPTKDWECACGKYKRIRYKGIVCDRCGVEVTRAKVRRERMGHIELKAPVSHIWYFKGIPSRMGLTLDMSPRALEEVIYFAAYVVIDPKDTPLEPKSLLTEREYREKLQEYGQGSFVAKMGAEAIQDLLKRVDLKSEIAELKEELKTATGQKRIKAVRRLDVLDAFYKSGNKPEWMVLNILPVIPPDLRPMVQLDGGRFAASDLNDLYRRVINRNNRLARLLELNAPGIIVQNEKRMLQEAVDALIDNGRRGRPITGPGSRPLKSLSHMLKGKQGRFRQNLLGKRVDFSGRSVIAVGPTLKMYQCGVPREMAIELFKPFVMREIVARDYAGNVKAAKRMVERGDERIWDILEEVIKEHPVLLNRAPTLHRLGIQAFEPVLIDGKALRLHPLVCEAYNADFDGDQMAIHVPLSEEAQAEARLLMLAAEHILNPKDGKPVVTPSQDMVLGNYYLTMEEPGREGEGMIFKDRDEAVMAYRNGYVHLHTRVGIAVDSMPNKPWTDEQKHKILVTTVGKILFNDIMPEDLPYLQEPNNANLTEKTPDKYFLAPGQDIQSAIDSLEINVPFKKKNLGNIIAEIFKRFRTTETSAFLDRLKDLGYYHSTLAGLTVGIADIPVIDNKQEIIDAAHSKVEQINKAFRRGLMTDDDRYVAVTTTWREAKEELEQRLIETQDPKNPIVMMMDSGARGNISNFSQLAGMRGLMAAPNGRIMELPILSNFREGLSVLEMFFSTHGARKGMTDTALKTADSGYLTRRLVDVAQDVIIREDDCGTDRGLVIRAITDGKEVTETLEERLVGRYTKKSVKHPETGEVIVGSDVLITEDMAAEIVKAGVEEVTIRSVFTCNTRHGVCRHCYGVNLATGDAVEVGEAVGTIAAQSIGEPGTQLTMRTFHTGGVASNTDITQGLPRIQEIFEARNPKGEAVITEVKGTVVDIEEDASTRTKKVYVQGKTGMGEYVVPFTARMKVAVGDEVHRGAPLTEGSIQPKRLLEVRDTLSVETYLLAEVQKVYRSQGVEIGDKHVEVMVRQMLRKVRIMDPGDTELLPGTLMDIADFTDANKDVVISGGIPATSRPVLMGITKASLETNSFLSAASFQETTRVLTDAAIRGKKDHLLGLKENVIIGKIIPAGTGMARYRNLEPQAVNELEISEEAETVEATVSTGAE, translated from the coding sequence GTGGTTGACGTAAATCGTTTTAAAAGTATGCAAATCACATTAGCCTCACCAAGTAAAGTCCGTTCATGGTCTTATGGTGAAGTTAAAAAACCTGAAACAATCAACTATCGTACGCTCAAACCAGAACGTGAAGGTCTTTTTGATGAAGTAATCTTTGGACCAACAAAAGACTGGGAATGTGCTTGTGGTAAATATAAACGTATTCGTTATAAAGGAATTGTTTGTGACCGCTGTGGTGTTGAAGTAACACGTGCTAAAGTTCGTCGTGAACGCATGGGACACATTGAATTGAAAGCTCCAGTATCACACATCTGGTACTTCAAAGGTATTCCATCACGCATGGGACTTACTCTTGATATGAGTCCACGTGCTCTTGAAGAAGTTATTTACTTCGCTGCTTACGTAGTTATTGATCCAAAAGATACTCCGCTTGAACCAAAATCACTTTTGACTGAGCGTGAATATCGTGAAAAATTACAAGAATACGGACAAGGCTCATTTGTTGCGAAAATGGGTGCTGAAGCTATCCAAGATCTTCTTAAACGCGTTGATTTGAAATCTGAAATCGCTGAACTTAAGGAAGAATTGAAAACAGCAACAGGGCAAAAACGTATCAAAGCTGTCCGTCGTTTGGACGTGCTTGATGCCTTCTACAAATCTGGTAACAAACCAGAATGGATGGTACTTAACATCTTGCCAGTTATTCCACCAGATCTTCGTCCAATGGTTCAATTGGATGGTGGACGTTTCGCTGCATCTGACTTGAATGACCTTTACCGTCGTGTTATCAACCGTAACAACCGTTTGGCTCGTTTGCTTGAATTGAATGCCCCAGGTATCATTGTGCAAAATGAAAAACGTATGTTGCAAGAAGCTGTTGATGCTCTTATCGATAACGGTCGTCGTGGTCGTCCAATCACTGGTCCTGGTAGCCGTCCTCTTAAATCTTTGAGCCACATGCTTAAAGGTAAACAAGGTCGTTTCCGTCAAAACTTGCTTGGTAAACGTGTTGACTTCTCTGGACGTTCAGTTATCGCCGTAGGTCCAACACTTAAAATGTATCAATGTGGTGTGCCGCGTGAAATGGCTATCGAATTGTTCAAACCATTCGTAATGCGTGAAATTGTTGCGCGTGACTATGCTGGTAACGTTAAAGCAGCGAAACGTATGGTTGAACGTGGTGATGAACGTATTTGGGATATTCTTGAAGAAGTTATCAAAGAACATCCAGTACTGCTTAACCGCGCACCGACTCTTCACCGTTTGGGTATCCAAGCCTTCGAACCAGTCCTTATCGATGGTAAAGCACTTCGTCTTCACCCACTTGTTTGTGAAGCCTACAATGCCGACTTCGATGGTGACCAAATGGCCATCCACGTACCACTTTCTGAAGAAGCACAAGCTGAAGCACGTCTTCTTATGCTTGCCGCAGAACACATCCTTAACCCTAAAGATGGTAAACCAGTCGTAACACCATCTCAAGATATGGTTCTTGGTAACTACTACCTTACTATGGAAGAACCAGGTCGTGAAGGTGAAGGAATGATCTTCAAAGACCGTGATGAAGCAGTTATGGCTTACCGTAATGGTTATGTTCACTTGCATACTCGTGTGGGTATTGCCGTTGATAGCATGCCAAATAAACCATGGACTGACGAACAGAAACATAAAATCCTGGTTACAACTGTAGGTAAGATTCTCTTCAACGATATCATGCCTGAGGATTTACCTTACCTTCAAGAGCCAAACAATGCTAACCTAACAGAAAAAACTCCAGATAAATACTTCTTAGCACCAGGACAAGATATTCAATCTGCTATTGACAGCTTGGAAATCAATGTACCATTTAAGAAGAAAAATCTTGGAAATATCATTGCGGAAATCTTTAAACGTTTCCGTACAACAGAAACATCAGCTTTCCTTGACCGCTTGAAAGACCTTGGTTACTATCATTCAACTCTTGCTGGTTTGACAGTAGGTATCGCCGATATCCCAGTTATCGATAACAAACAAGAAATTATCGATGCAGCTCACAGCAAAGTTGAACAAATCAACAAAGCCTTCCGTCGTGGTTTGATGACTGATGATGACCGTTATGTTGCTGTTACAACAACATGGCGTGAAGCTAAAGAAGAACTTGAACAACGTCTGATTGAAACACAAGATCCTAAGAATCCTATCGTTATGATGATGGACTCAGGAGCTCGTGGTAACATCTCTAACTTCTCACAACTTGCCGGTATGCGTGGTTTGATGGCTGCTCCGAACGGACGTATCATGGAATTGCCTATCCTATCTAACTTCCGTGAAGGTTTGTCTGTCTTGGAAATGTTCTTCTCAACTCACGGTGCTCGTAAAGGTATGACCGATACAGCCCTTAAGACTGCCGACTCTGGTTACCTTACTCGTCGTTTGGTTGACGTTGCCCAAGATGTTATCATTCGTGAAGATGATTGTGGAACTGACCGTGGTCTTGTTATTCGTGCCATTACTGACGGTAAAGAGGTGACAGAAACTCTTGAAGAGCGTCTGGTTGGTCGTTACACTAAGAAATCTGTTAAACATCCTGAAACTGGCGAAGTTATTGTTGGTTCAGATGTATTGATTACTGAAGATATGGCAGCTGAAATTGTTAAAGCTGGTGTTGAAGAAGTTACAATCCGTTCAGTATTCACATGTAACACTCGTCATGGTGTCTGCCGTCACTGTTATGGTGTCAACCTTGCAACAGGTGATGCGGTTGAAGTTGGTGAAGCAGTTGGTACAATTGCCGCTCAATCTATCGGTGAACCTGGTACACAGCTTACAATGCGTACTTTCCACACGGGTGGTGTTGCGTCAAATACCGATATCACACAAGGTCTTCCTCGTATCCAAGAAATCTTTGAAGCTCGTAATCCTAAAGGGGAAGCCGTTATTACTGAAGTTAAAGGTACTGTTGTTGACATCGAAGAAGATGCTTCTACACGTACTAAGAAAGTTTACGTTCAAGGTAAAACTGGTATGGGTGAATACGTGGTACCATTCACTGCCCGCATGAAAGTTGCTGTTGGTGATGAGGTACACCGTGGTGCTCCACTTACTGAAGGTTCTATCCAACCTAAACGTCTCCTTGAAGTTCGTGACACATTATCAGTTGAAACTTACCTTCTTGCTGAAGTACAAAAAGTTTACCGTAGCCAAGGGGTAGAAATCGGTGATAAACACGTCGAAGTAATGGTTCGCCAAATGCTTCGCAAAGTTCGTATCATGGATCCAGGTGATACAGAACTTCTCCCAGGCACACTTATGGATATTGCAGACTTTACGGATGCTAACAAAGATGTTGTTATCTCTGGTGGTATCCCTGCAACATCACGTCCAGTGCTTATGGGGATTACAAAAGCTTCGCTTGAAACTAACTCATTCTTGTCAGCCGCATCATTCCAAGAAACAACTCGTGTTCTTACAGATGCTGCTATCCGTGGTAAGAAAGATCATCTTCTTGGTCTTAAAGAAAATGTTATCATCGGTAAAATCATTCCAGCTGGTACAGGTATGGCTCGTTACCGTAACCTTGAACCACAAGCTGTTAATGAACTTGAAATAAGTGAAGAAGCAGAAACAGTTGAAGCAACCGTTTCAACAGGTGCTGAATAA
- a CDS encoding DUF1033 family protein — MYQVIKMYGDYEPWWFLKDWQKDIIEEKRFEYFEDAFSFYKTEWLSLKTTLPSCKYHDNLQAAFWDKTDQRWCENCGDYLQQYHSILMLKDGKELPEGTFSYHFNVQNDELRPQNCKFES, encoded by the coding sequence ATGTATCAAGTGATAAAAATGTATGGGGATTATGAGCCGTGGTGGTTCTTGAAAGATTGGCAAAAAGATATTATAGAAGAAAAACGTTTTGAGTATTTTGAGGATGCTTTCTCCTTTTACAAAACAGAATGGTTATCTCTTAAAACGACTTTACCAAGTTGTAAATATCATGATAATCTTCAGGCGGCTTTCTGGGATAAGACAGATCAACGTTGGTGTGAGAATTGTGGGGATTATCTGCAACAGTACCATTCCATTTTAATGCTCAAAGACGGTAAAGAATTGCCTGAAGGGACTTTTTCTTATCATTTTAACGTTCAAAATGATGAGTTAAGACCCCAAAATTGTAAATTCGAATCGTAA
- the comGA gene encoding competence type IV pilus ATPase ComGA, whose amino-acid sequence MIQEEAKQLIKDAVEVNAQDIYILPREDCYEVYQRVGDQRRFVDYFEIEQMTSLISHFKFVAGMNVGEKRRSQLGSCDYQFADEEEISLRLSSVGDYRGRESLVIRLLYSGRHDLQYWFDGMKNILEAIDSRGLYLFSGPVGSGKTTLMYQLVREKFPDKQVITIEDPVEIKQEQMLQLQLNSDIGMTYDELIKLSLRHRPDILIIGEIRDSETARAVVRASLTGAIVFSTIHAKSIPGVYERLLELGVSKQELENSLRAIVYQRLIGGGGVIDFVKENFESHRPECWNAKIESLVKDGHITAEQAKIEKIAI is encoded by the coding sequence ATGATTCAGGAAGAAGCAAAGCAACTCATTAAAGATGCTGTTGAAGTTAATGCGCAAGATATTTACATTTTACCTAGAGAAGATTGTTATGAAGTGTATCAACGCGTAGGAGACCAACGGCGATTTGTTGATTATTTTGAGATAGAGCAGATGACTAGCTTGATTAGTCATTTTAAATTTGTGGCTGGTATGAATGTTGGTGAGAAACGTCGCAGTCAGTTAGGTTCTTGTGATTATCAATTTGCAGATGAGGAAGAGATTTCGCTTCGCTTGTCGAGTGTTGGTGATTATCGTGGACGAGAAAGTTTAGTGATTCGCTTGCTTTATTCTGGCCGTCATGACTTGCAATATTGGTTTGATGGGATGAAAAATATTTTAGAAGCCATTGATAGTAGGGGACTTTACCTTTTTTCGGGACCAGTAGGGAGTGGAAAAACCACTCTCATGTACCAATTGGTTCGTGAAAAATTTCCTGATAAGCAAGTCATTACAATTGAGGACCCTGTTGAAATCAAACAAGAACAAATGTTGCAGTTGCAGTTAAATAGTGATATTGGGATGACTTATGATGAGCTAATTAAATTATCGCTTCGCCATAGACCAGATATTCTGATTATTGGAGAAATTCGTGATAGCGAGACAGCGCGTGCAGTCGTTCGTGCAAGTTTGACAGGAGCTATTGTGTTTTCGACCATTCATGCGAAAAGTATCCCTGGCGTTTACGAACGTCTTTTGGAATTGGGTGTTAGTAAGCAAGAATTGGAAAATAGTTTGCGTGCCATTGTTTATCAACGCTTAATTGGTGGAGGAGGTGTGATTGATTTTGTTAAAGAAAACTTTGAAAGTCACCGACCAGAATGCTGGAATGCAAAAATTGAAAGTCTTGTTAAAGACGGACATATCACAGCTGAACAAGCAAAAATCGAAAAAATTGCCATTTAA
- the comGB gene encoding competence type IV pilus assembly protein ComGB gives MQKLKVLLKTDISQLNKQKSKKLPFKKQRKVIQLFNNLFKSGFNLTEIVFFLRRSQLLSEVYVERMQESLLNGASLAAMMVDLGFSDNIVTQIALADVHGNSQKSLLKIESYLSSMTVVRKKLIEVATYPLILFLFLILIMLGLKNYLLPQLESQNVATQIIAHFPTIFLLSIFSIGVLLICTTFYARRLSQIDLYSRISRIPLVGNYVRLYLTAYYAREWGNLIGQGIELMAIVGIMQKQKSLLFQEIGKDMEEALLSGQAFHQKVLDYPFFLRELSLMIEYGEIKSKLGRELDIYAEETWQSFFGKLTQATQLIQPLVFVFVALIIVLIYVAMLLPMYQNMGGNF, from the coding sequence ATGCAAAAATTGAAAGTCTTGTTAAAGACGGACATATCACAGCTGAACAAGCAAAAATCGAAAAAATTGCCATTTAAAAAACAGCGCAAGGTTATCCAACTCTTTAATAATCTTTTTAAAAGTGGGTTTAATTTAACAGAAATTGTGTTTTTTCTCCGAAGAAGTCAATTGTTGTCAGAGGTTTATGTTGAGAGGATGCAAGAAAGTTTGTTAAATGGTGCTAGTCTAGCAGCAATGATGGTAGATTTAGGGTTTTCGGACAATATTGTCACACAAATTGCTTTGGCTGATGTTCATGGAAACAGTCAGAAAAGTCTGCTAAAAATTGAGTCTTACCTTTCTAGCATGACTGTCGTCAGAAAAAAGTTAATTGAAGTTGCAACGTATCCATTGATTTTGTTCTTGTTTCTTATTTTGATTATGCTGGGGTTGAAGAATTATTTACTGCCGCAGCTGGAAAGCCAAAATGTGGCAACGCAGATTATTGCGCATTTTCCAACGATTTTTTTGTTAAGTATTTTCTCGATTGGAGTGTTGCTTATTTGTACGACATTTTATGCTAGGCGTTTATCGCAGATTGATTTATATAGTCGAATAAGCCGGATTCCACTTGTGGGAAACTATGTTAGGTTATATTTGACAGCTTACTATGCGCGTGAATGGGGGAATTTGATTGGGCAAGGTATTGAATTAATGGCAATCGTGGGAATCATGCAAAAGCAAAAGTCGCTCTTATTTCAAGAGATTGGAAAGGATATGGAAGAAGCGCTGCTTTCAGGGCAAGCTTTTCATCAAAAAGTTCTGGATTATCCATTCTTTTTGCGAGAATTGAGCTTGATGATTGAATATGGTGAGATCAAATCAAAGCTTGGGCGTGAGTTGGACATTTATGCTGAGGAAACATGGCAGAGCTTTTTTGGCAAATTGACTCAAGCAACACAGCTCATTCAACCACTTGTTTTTGTCTTTGTAGCTTTGATTATTGTGTTAATTTATGTGGCAATGCTGTTGCCAATGTATCAAAATATGGGAGGAAATTTTTAA
- the comGC gene encoding competence type IV pilus major pilin ComGC — MKKIWKKLRKKSVAAFTLVEMLIVLLIISVLMLLFVPNLSKQKDVVREKGDAAVVKVVESQMDLYELKTGDKPTVDDLVEVGYITSEQAKTYNEAKK; from the coding sequence ATGAAAAAGATTTGGAAAAAATTACGTAAAAAGTCTGTGGCTGCTTTCACACTTGTGGAGATGTTGATTGTGCTTCTTATTATCAGTGTTTTAATGTTGCTTTTTGTACCGAATTTGAGTAAGCAAAAGGACGTTGTTCGTGAAAAAGGCGATGCTGCTGTTGTGAAAGTGGTTGAAAGCCAGATGGATTTGTACGAACTGAAAACGGGAGATAAACCGACTGTTGATGATTTAGTTGAAGTTGGCTACATCACTTCTGAACAAGCAAAAACTTACAATGAAGCTAAAAAATAA
- the comGD gene encoding competence type IV pilus minor pilin ComGD: MKLKNKTVSAFTLLESLLTLGIACFIIMMLSGSLNGIFQNVEEKIFFLSFENLYCDTQKLANARQQSFTLTVSQEEVSTDFSAVKLPPSVKVDKTYQVNFDKAGGNSSLAKLAFQTSDKEFNYQLYLGSGKYKKTETKSLHTP; this comes from the coding sequence ATGAAGCTAAAAAATAAAACAGTTTCAGCTTTTACCCTTTTAGAAAGTTTATTAACACTAGGAATTGCCTGTTTTATTATCATGATGTTGTCAGGCTCTTTGAATGGTATTTTTCAAAATGTAGAAGAAAAGATTTTCTTTTTATCGTTTGAAAATCTCTATTGTGACACGCAAAAATTAGCTAATGCTAGGCAACAAAGTTTTACGTTGACTGTTTCGCAAGAGGAAGTATCTACTGATTTCTCAGCGGTAAAACTCCCTCCATCGGTCAAAGTTGATAAAACTTATCAAGTCAATTTTGACAAAGCAGGAGGTAATTCGTCCTTGGCAAAATTAGCCTTTCAAACGTCAGATAAAGAGTTCAACTATCAATTATATTTAGGGAGTGGTAAATATAAAAAGACAGAAACTAAAAGCTTACATACTCCTTGA
- the comGE gene encoding competence type IV pilus minor pilin ComGE, whose product MVNIKRQKLKAYILLESLIALGLLAMITSIVLGEIDKNRQFMQESLRQQEVLNVATMAVQTGQNHLKMNGIEVEIIKKDGEVYVYEAKTEILHVKKD is encoded by the coding sequence GTGGTAAATATAAAAAGACAGAAACTAAAAGCTTACATACTCCTTGAAAGCTTGATAGCACTAGGATTGTTAGCGATGATTACGAGTATTGTTTTAGGGGAAATTGATAAAAATAGGCAGTTTATGCAAGAAAGTTTACGGCAGCAGGAAGTTCTTAATGTGGCAACAATGGCTGTGCAAACAGGGCAAAATCATTTGAAGATGAATGGTATTGAGGTTGAGATTATCAAAAAAGATGGAGAGGTCTATGTTTATGAGGCGAAAACGGAAATATTACATGTTAAAAAAGACTAG
- the comGF gene encoding competence type IV pilus minor pilin ComGF — translation MLKKTSLKAFTLIECLVSLLVISGAILVYNGLTQSISANVHYLSENQEENWLLFSQQLRAELANCQLDKVENNKLYVTKSSQKLAFGQSKADDFRKTNASGQGYQPMIFGVRSSAISRDGQKVTMTLTLENGLERTFVYTFETAS, via the coding sequence ATGTTAAAAAAGACTAGTTTAAAGGCATTCACCCTCATAGAATGTTTGGTTTCTTTATTGGTAATTTCGGGTGCTATTCTTGTTTACAATGGCTTAACGCAATCTATTTCTGCAAATGTGCATTATTTGTCGGAAAATCAAGAGGAAAACTGGCTTTTGTTTTCACAACAGCTGCGTGCGGAACTTGCCAATTGTCAATTAGATAAGGTTGAAAATAACAAGCTATATGTGACGAAGTCCAGTCAAAAGTTGGCATTTGGACAGTCAAAGGCTGATGATTTTCGTAAAACAAACGCATCTGGTCAAGGCTATCAGCCAATGATATTTGGAGTAAGATCTTCTGCTATTTCTAGAGATGGTCAGAAGGTGACAATGACATTGACTTTAGAGAATGGTTTGGAGAGGACATTTGTTTACACTTTTGAAACGGCAAGTTAA
- the comGG gene encoding competence type IV pilus minor pilin ComGG — MFTLLKRQVKAGILIYALLMAAIFALLLQFYLGRVVAMERQHQAQLSASQAYLMAELTKDLAKEDTGHLTFDQGVTDYNFQDNRLQVMVKLPNQQEFDYVFQSVQKEKAN, encoded by the coding sequence TTGTTTACACTTTTGAAACGGCAAGTTAAGGCAGGGATTTTAATCTATGCTTTGCTTATGGCAGCAATTTTTGCCTTGCTTTTGCAATTTTATCTAGGACGTGTCGTGGCAATGGAGCGACAACACCAAGCGCAGCTATCTGCTAGTCAGGCTTATTTAATGGCAGAATTAACAAAAGATTTGGCAAAAGAGGATACTGGTCACCTTACATTTGACCAAGGAGTAACTGACTACAACTTCCAAGATAATCGATTGCAGGTGATGGTCAAACTGCCTAATCAACAAGAATTTGACTATGTTTTCCAAAGTGTTCAGAAAGAGAAAGCTAATTAG
- a CDS encoding class I SAM-dependent methyltransferase, which translates to MNFEKIETAYELILENIQLIENELKTHIYDALIEQNSFYLGAEGASEEVAANNEKLRQLALTKEEWRRAFQFIFIKAGQTEQLQANHQFTPDAIGFILLFLIENLTDSDKIDLLEIGSGTGNLAQTFLNNSSKELNYLGIEVDDLLIDLSASIAEVMDSDARFIQEDAVRPQILQESDVIISDLPVGFYPNDDIAKRYKVASSDEHTYAHHLLMEQSLKYLKKDGIAVFLAPVSLLTSKQSDLLKQWLKDYADIIAVITLPESIFGNAANAKSIFVLKKQAAQTPETFVYPLSDLQSRETLTDFIGKFQKWKVDNMNFKKNVI; encoded by the coding sequence ATGAATTTTGAAAAAATTGAAACAGCCTATGAGCTGATTTTAGAAAATATCCAATTAATTGAAAATGAGTTAAAAACTCATATTTATGATGCGCTTATTGAACAGAACTCTTTTTACTTGGGTGCTGAAGGTGCCAGTGAAGAAGTTGCTGCCAACAATGAGAAACTGCGTCAGCTTGCATTGACCAAAGAAGAGTGGCGTCGAGCTTTCCAATTTATCTTTATCAAAGCTGGTCAAACAGAGCAACTGCAAGCCAATCATCAATTTACACCAGATGCTATTGGTTTTATTTTGCTGTTCTTGATTGAAAATCTGACAGATTCAGATAAAATTGACCTTTTAGAAATTGGTAGTGGGACAGGGAACCTTGCTCAAACATTCTTAAATAATTCGTCTAAAGAATTAAATTATCTTGGTATTGAAGTTGACGATTTGTTGATTGATTTATCAGCAAGTATTGCAGAAGTGATGGATTCTGATGCTCGGTTTATTCAAGAAGACGCTGTGCGTCCACAAATTCTACAAGAAAGTGATGTGATTATTAGTGATTTGCCAGTGGGTTTCTATCCTAATGATGACATTGCAAAACGTTATAAAGTGGCAAGTTCTGATGAGCATACCTATGCCCACCATTTGTTAATGGAACAATCGTTAAAATATCTCAAAAAAGATGGTATTGCAGTCTTTTTGGCGCCCGTTAGTCTTTTGACAAGCAAACAGAGTGATTTATTGAAACAATGGTTGAAAGATTACGCGGATATTATCGCCGTGATTACTTTGCCAGAATCTATTTTTGGCAATGCAGCGAATGCGAAATCAATTTTTGTTTTGAAAAAACAAGCTGCGCAGACGCCAGAAACCTTTGTTTATCCACTTTCTGACTTACAAAGTCGTGAAACTCTGACCGATTTCATTGGAAAATTTCAAAAATGGAAAGTTGATAATATGAATTTTAAAAAAAATGTGATATAA
- a CDS encoding acetate kinase: MAKTISINAGSSSLKWQLYNMPEEEVIAKGLIERIGLVNGISTVKFNGQTKSETKDIPDHTAAVKIFLDDLISMDIIASYDEITGVGHRVVAGGEYFKDSVLVTDKVIQQVEELSVLAPLHNPGAALGIRAFKDLLPDITSVVVFDTAFHATMPEVAYRYPIANRYYTDYKIRKYGAHGTSHQYVAQEAAKVLGKPLEDLKLITCHIGNGVSVTAIKDGKSVDTSMGLTPLGGTMMGTRSGSIDPGVITYLLECEPNLNSPQKIRTVLNRDSGLLGISEKSSDMRDILAGKEEGDEKCQLAYDMYIDRLRKYIAQYFAVLNGADAVVFTAGIGENSSVVREDIISGMTWFGVDTDPAKNVSGAYGVISTDKARVKTMVIPTDEELVIARDVERFKNSTN; the protein is encoded by the coding sequence ATGGCGAAAACTATTTCTATTAATGCAGGAAGTTCAAGTCTGAAATGGCAATTGTATAATATGCCAGAAGAAGAAGTTATTGCAAAAGGGCTAATTGAACGTATTGGTCTTGTCAATGGTATTTCTACGGTTAAATTTAATGGACAGACGAAATCTGAGACCAAGGATATTCCAGACCACACAGCAGCTGTTAAAATTTTCTTGGATGATTTGATTTCAATGGACATCATTGCTAGTTATGATGAAATCACGGGTGTTGGACATCGTGTTGTTGCTGGGGGTGAGTACTTCAAAGATTCGGTTTTGGTAACTGATAAAGTCATTCAACAAGTTGAGGAGTTATCCGTATTAGCACCGCTTCACAATCCTGGAGCAGCTCTTGGAATTAGAGCTTTTAAAGACCTTTTGCCTGACATTACAAGTGTTGTTGTTTTTGATACTGCTTTTCATGCAACAATGCCTGAAGTAGCATACCGCTATCCGATTGCAAATCGTTATTATACTGATTATAAGATTCGTAAATATGGTGCCCATGGAACAAGTCACCAATATGTCGCGCAAGAAGCGGCAAAGGTTTTAGGAAAACCCTTGGAAGATCTGAAATTAATTACTTGCCATATTGGTAATGGGGTGTCCGTGACTGCTATCAAGGACGGTAAATCTGTTGATACTTCAATGGGCTTGACACCGCTTGGTGGAACAATGATGGGTACACGTTCAGGAAGCATTGATCCTGGTGTGATTACGTATTTATTAGAGTGTGAACCAAACCTTAATAGCCCTCAAAAAATTCGTACGGTATTAAATCGCGATTCAGGTCTTCTTGGTATTTCTGAGAAATCAAGTGATATGCGTGATATTCTTGCTGGGAAGGAAGAGGGCGATGAAAAATGTCAGTTAGCTTATGACATGTATATTGATCGTTTACGAAAATACATTGCACAGTATTTTGCGGTTTTGAATGGCGCTGATGCTGTTGTCTTTACGGCAGGTATCGGTGAGAATTCAAGCGTTGTTCGTGAGGATATTATTTCTGGCATGACTTGGTTTGGTGTTGATACGGATCCAGCTAAGAATGTGTCAGGAGCCTATGGCGTTATTTCAACAGATAAAGCGCGTGTGAAAACTATGGTTATCCCAACTGATGAAGAACTTGTGATTGCGCGTGACGTTGAACGTTTTAAAAATTCTACTAATTAA
- a CDS encoding helix-turn-helix transcriptional regulator: MKTKIQELRKASKISQAELAEALDVTRQTIISLEKGRYNASLELARKIAKYFGKTIEEIFIFEDEK; the protein is encoded by the coding sequence ATGAAAACAAAAATTCAAGAACTGCGTAAGGCTAGTAAAATCAGCCAAGCAGAACTAGCAGAAGCGTTAGATGTGACAAGGCAAACCATTATCTCGCTTGAAAAGGGACGATATAATGCTTCTTTGGAATTAGCCCGTAAAATTGCTAAATATTTTGGGAAAACAATTGAAGAGATTTTTATTTTTGAAGATGAAAAGTAG